A stretch of Ranitomeya variabilis isolate aRanVar5 chromosome 3, aRanVar5.hap1, whole genome shotgun sequence DNA encodes these proteins:
- the SIKE1 gene encoding suppressor of IKBKE 1 isoform X1, whose protein sequence is MTSGRCRQSERLFVTSGDWRRKLLGRWSAGRAGLTVAAMACTIDKILQDAKTLLERLKDHDNAAESLIEQSSSLHKHVEAMKEVGTTLPEKYQEDLAEIKDTSKYKPHVLLCQENTQIRDLQQENKELWLSLEEHQYALELIMSKYRRQMLQLIANKKPVPPEPVLGAHETYSSEVESYIDRICSMGEVMKKAIQVDEEHAYNIQERLAQLELENKELRAVLSVSKESLHSGKNEEWSSPEKSQ, encoded by the exons ATGACATCAGGGAGATGCCGCCAATCAGAGCGCTTGTTTGTGACTTCCGGTGACTGGAGGCGGAAGTTGCTGGGCCGGTGGAGCGCCGGCCGGGCAGGTTTGACAG TTGCAGCCATGGCGTGCACCATTGACAAGATCTTACAGGACGCCAAGACTCTGTTAGAGAGACTTAAGGATCATGACAACGCTGCAGAATCCCTAATTGAACAGTCCAGCTCGCTACATAAGCATGTTGAAGCCATGAAGGAGGTTGGAACGACTCTGCCAGAAAAG taccaagaAGACTTGGCAGAAATAAAGGACACATCAAAATACAAACCTCATGTGCTATTATGTCAGGAAAACACTCAGATTAGAGACCTACAGCAAGAAAATAAAG AGCTCTGGTTGTCTTTGGAGGAACATCAGTATGCACTAGAACTGATAATGAGCAAATACAGGAGGCAGATGCTACAGCTAATAGCAAATAAAAAGCCTGTCCCGCCAGAGCCAGTGCTGGGAGCTCATGAGACCTACTCCTCG GAAGTAGAAAGTTATATTGACAGAATCTGTTCCATGGGGGAAGTGATGAAAAAAGCCATTCAAGTAGATGAGGAGCATGCCTATAATATTCAGGAGAGACTCGCCCAATTAGAG CTGGAGAACAAGGAGCTTCGAGCGGTTCTGTCGGTGAGCAAGGAGTCTTTACATTCTGGTAAAAATGAAGAATGGAGCTCACCAGAGAAATCACAGTGA
- the SIKE1 gene encoding suppressor of IKBKE 1 isoform X2, whose translation MACTIDKILQDAKTLLERLKDHDNAAESLIEQSSSLHKHVEAMKEVGTTLPEKYQEDLAEIKDTSKYKPHVLLCQENTQIRDLQQENKELWLSLEEHQYALELIMSKYRRQMLQLIANKKPVPPEPVLGAHETYSSEVESYIDRICSMGEVMKKAIQVDEEHAYNIQERLAQLELENKELRAVLSVSKESLHSGKNEEWSSPEKSQ comes from the exons ATGGCGTGCACCATTGACAAGATCTTACAGGACGCCAAGACTCTGTTAGAGAGACTTAAGGATCATGACAACGCTGCAGAATCCCTAATTGAACAGTCCAGCTCGCTACATAAGCATGTTGAAGCCATGAAGGAGGTTGGAACGACTCTGCCAGAAAAG taccaagaAGACTTGGCAGAAATAAAGGACACATCAAAATACAAACCTCATGTGCTATTATGTCAGGAAAACACTCAGATTAGAGACCTACAGCAAGAAAATAAAG AGCTCTGGTTGTCTTTGGAGGAACATCAGTATGCACTAGAACTGATAATGAGCAAATACAGGAGGCAGATGCTACAGCTAATAGCAAATAAAAAGCCTGTCCCGCCAGAGCCAGTGCTGGGAGCTCATGAGACCTACTCCTCG GAAGTAGAAAGTTATATTGACAGAATCTGTTCCATGGGGGAAGTGATGAAAAAAGCCATTCAAGTAGATGAGGAGCATGCCTATAATATTCAGGAGAGACTCGCCCAATTAGAG CTGGAGAACAAGGAGCTTCGAGCGGTTCTGTCGGTGAGCAAGGAGTCTTTACATTCTGGTAAAAATGAAGAATGGAGCTCACCAGAGAAATCACAGTGA